One window of the Sphaerochaeta associata genome contains the following:
- a CDS encoding glycosyltransferase translates to MKILITTDFFVPSVTGVSTVVVNEMLMLPFQGHEVRLLTIGDARISYFRDGVYHMKASRIKPFPDSYMTFSYRDPLLGDILAWKPDVIHSNNEFFSMGYARRIQRVLHIPLLHTCHTDFTRYDEQQRIRHTLWDAAMAAVVKRRVRFCSLLISPSAAHKAMLERYRISKPIEVLPSGIELSRFGLSLPEETRNRIRSEYGFGVEHIVLISVCRLASEKRVNRTIDAFFLLSLLEPSVRLLIVGGGPKQESLKQQVRDFGLENRVIFTGTVPSESIHRLYQASDLFVSSSIRESQGLGFVEAMASGLPVLLREDGSLGFSIEESGCGFLYHDEKGFVSILSSLIHNPSLIRQMGERAKKESERFNLERWACALSALCVRLHADFSLKESNQANHRRHDQQGGEHTVQ, encoded by the coding sequence GTGAAGATACTCATCACCACGGACTTTTTTGTGCCTTCGGTAACCGGGGTGTCGACCGTAGTGGTCAATGAAATGCTCATGCTCCCTTTCCAAGGGCATGAGGTGCGGCTTCTAACCATCGGCGATGCACGCATTTCCTACTTCCGTGACGGTGTGTATCACATGAAGGCCAGCAGAATCAAACCATTCCCCGATTCCTATATGACCTTCTCTTACAGAGATCCCCTGTTGGGCGACATCCTTGCTTGGAAGCCCGATGTAATCCACTCCAACAACGAGTTCTTCTCCATGGGGTATGCCAGGCGAATACAGAGAGTGCTTCACATACCGCTGCTTCATACCTGTCATACTGACTTTACCCGCTACGATGAGCAACAGAGAATCCGACATACCCTGTGGGATGCTGCAATGGCGGCTGTCGTCAAACGAAGGGTGCGGTTTTGCAGTCTGCTTATCAGCCCCTCAGCCGCCCATAAAGCGATGCTTGAGCGCTATCGAATATCCAAGCCGATCGAGGTATTGCCAAGCGGCATAGAACTCAGCCGGTTCGGTCTGAGCCTCCCTGAAGAGACAAGAAACAGAATTCGAAGCGAATATGGCTTTGGTGTGGAGCACATTGTGCTGATCTCAGTCTGCCGATTGGCTTCAGAGAAACGAGTGAACCGCACCATTGATGCCTTCTTTCTCCTCTCCCTGCTTGAGCCTTCGGTTCGCCTGCTTATTGTTGGAGGAGGGCCTAAACAGGAGAGCCTGAAGCAGCAGGTGAGGGATTTCGGCTTGGAAAATCGTGTAATTTTCACCGGTACGGTTCCATCCGAATCAATACACCGCTTGTATCAGGCCAGTGATCTATTCGTCTCCTCGTCAATACGGGAGTCACAGGGATTGGGTTTCGTGGAGGCAATGGCAAGCGGCCTTCCTGTCTTGCTCAGAGAGGACGGCTCTCTTGGTTTCTCAATCGAGGAATCCGGATGTGGGTTTCTCTATCACGATGAAAAAGGGTTTGTATCCATTCTCTCCTCTCTCATCCATAATCCCTCTCTCATCAGGCAGATGGGGGAGCGGGCGAAAAAGGAGAGCGAGCGTTTCAACCTCGAACGTTGGGCTTGTGCCCTATCTGCGTTGTGTGTTCGTTTGCATGCCGATTTTTCGCTGAAAGAAAGTAACCAAGCGAATCACCGAAGGCATGATCAGCAGGGTGGAGAGCATACAGTTCAATAG
- a CDS encoding UDP-N-acetylglucosamine--LPS N-acetylglucosamine transferase — MLGAMLYVHAGKGHYIPAKAVTDAMERAGHQTCLLDMFDVLRAPFWQWFCKHEWRFMLHHPRIERFYHRLMDTHFIASVVRFLSVRLHINRDFLAWYEQTKPDFILCTNFLGGSVIATIAKQAKLKVPVFVYAADVFNNPKAGYHHKIDRLFIPTELGVKNLLNQGYTSNQVRLSPFPLQTSIQQMEHLSKSQARQSLGLEDRFTILLNLGGEGIGSTALIKQLIKNKLAWQVVVVGNLSEHTKLRFHALARELPGMNIHTPGFVSNIGLYMLACDVQAGKAGANALMESLSLGRPFMINELLHAARDTQAFFDEYKVGWVIRRPKQQMITLKNFAEDQQAQRLMQERLASLPLSFSSDLFVNLLLNEMQALAD, encoded by the coding sequence ATGCTTGGTGCAATGCTCTATGTACATGCAGGAAAGGGACATTATATTCCTGCCAAAGCCGTAACGGATGCAATGGAACGTGCAGGTCATCAGACATGTCTGCTTGATATGTTCGATGTGCTGAGAGCCCCCTTCTGGCAGTGGTTTTGCAAACATGAGTGGCGATTCATGCTCCATCACCCACGCATTGAACGGTTTTACCATCGGTTGATGGATACTCATTTCATTGCATCCGTGGTGCGGTTCCTGTCGGTCAGACTGCATATCAACCGTGATTTCCTCGCTTGGTATGAGCAAACCAAACCTGATTTCATTCTCTGCACCAATTTTCTGGGCGGCTCGGTCATCGCAACCATCGCCAAACAGGCCAAGCTCAAGGTTCCCGTCTTCGTCTACGCCGCCGATGTATTCAATAATCCGAAGGCCGGGTATCATCACAAAATCGACCGCCTGTTCATTCCAACCGAGCTTGGAGTGAAGAATCTCCTTAACCAGGGCTATACGTCAAACCAGGTGCGGCTCTCGCCTTTTCCGCTGCAGACTTCAATCCAGCAGATGGAGCATCTTTCCAAGAGTCAAGCACGACAAAGTCTGGGTCTTGAAGACCGGTTCACCATTTTGTTGAATCTCGGAGGAGAGGGAATCGGTTCAACCGCCTTGATAAAGCAATTGATCAAAAATAAACTTGCCTGGCAGGTGGTTGTCGTGGGAAACCTATCTGAACACACCAAGCTGCGATTCCATGCGCTTGCCAGAGAACTGCCGGGGATGAACATTCATACTCCAGGTTTTGTTTCCAATATCGGCCTGTACATGCTCGCCTGTGATGTACAGGCCGGGAAGGCCGGGGCAAATGCCTTGATGGAGTCCCTCTCGCTGGGACGACCATTTATGATCAATGAGCTGTTGCATGCAGCACGTGATACCCAGGCCTTCTTTGATGAATACAAGGTAGGATGGGTGATACGTAGACCAAAGCAACAAATGATTACTCTCAAGAACTTTGCTGAGGATCAACAGGCTCAGCGACTCATGCAGGAAAGGCTTGCTTCCCTGCCGCTTTCTTTCAGCAGCGATCTATTCGTCAACCTTCTGCTCAATGAGATGCAAGCTCTTGCAGATTGA